One window of the Terriglobia bacterium genome contains the following:
- a CDS encoding (2Fe-2S)-binding protein — TVLESIRFLGLPIPTLCHDDGLRDIGACRLCVVEVSMGANGRTRLLSACTLPAQDGMEVRTNSATVQRARKLLLELYVATCPQSKTIQDLASEYGVRQCRYDTHNEHCIQCGLCVRICEQQMMAGAIGFAGRGHDRRVSRPFDITSDKCRQCGACLYVCPVCELRCQASTATTALCSGCLNFAPVCFQSYDDAMCFLEPCHACEISGPVRSDVKIKKAVGH, encoded by the coding sequence ACCGTGCTGGAGTCCATCCGCTTCCTCGGTCTTCCCATTCCCACGCTGTGCCACGACGACGGCCTGCGTGACATCGGCGCCTGCCGCCTGTGCGTGGTGGAAGTCAGCATGGGGGCCAACGGGCGTACCCGCCTGTTGAGTGCCTGTACGCTCCCGGCGCAGGACGGCATGGAGGTCCGCACCAACTCCGCCACCGTGCAGCGGGCCCGCAAGCTGCTGCTGGAGCTTTACGTCGCCACCTGCCCGCAGTCCAAGACCATCCAGGATCTGGCCAGCGAGTATGGCGTGCGCCAGTGCCGCTACGACACGCACAACGAGCACTGCATCCAGTGCGGGCTGTGCGTACGCATCTGCGAGCAGCAGATGATGGCCGGCGCCATCGGATTCGCCGGACGCGGCCACGATCGGCGCGTCTCCCGGCCCTTCGATATCACCAGCGACAAGTGCCGCCAGTGTGGCGCCTGCCTCTACGTCTGCCCCGTTTGCGAGCTGCGGTGCCAGGCCTCGACGGCCACCACCGCGCTGTGCAGCGGATGCCTGAATTTCGCGCCTGTCTGCTTCCAAAGCTACGACGACGCTATGTGTTTCCTGGAACCGTGCCACGCGTGCGAGATCTCAGGGCCGGTTCGCAGTGATGTGAAGATTAAGAAAGCCGTTGGCCATTAG
- a CDS encoding FMN-binding glutamate synthase family protein has translation MTYTRLNASAATLTKNRTEDSVSPFSGMCTTCIDGCIGMCEIGKSAYRGPEMIYPQPFGIITTASQKDYPVDLSHFTILGRCAGAWGVEPDSNKALFPNVNLEVTIGANKKTGIRCRMPLTGAAMGSTNVAKNNWPEYAAGLAISGVPMAIGENVTGMDMNSQFANGKVISAPELKWRLDCYRDWQLDGYGEVILQANVEDTMLGVQEYAIKNLGVESVELKWGQGAKDIGGEVKIRDLNKAQELQKRGYVVLPDPNDPGVIEAFKRGAFHEFERHSRVGMVSLDGFMKRVEELRKAGAKRVTLKTGAYRPEDTARAVKYASVCELDLLTVDGAGGGTGMSPWRMMNEWGIPSVELHSLVYEYYCKLASKKMFLPDLAFAGGFAFEDQMFKGLALGAPFVKLIAYARAPLAAAMVAKNIGKAIEAQNLPIYIQRFGLGVDEIFVTAHELRHILGDRFKKLPTGAIGVYTYNQRLAQGLRQFMAGARKFALKYITRDDIASLTPEGAGVTGLPYIMDVDKKAADAILFANGTSKAAKVTVAAGKNGKGRK, from the coding sequence ATGACCTACACACGCCTCAACGCTTCCGCGGCTACGCTGACCAAGAACCGCACCGAGGACTCGGTTAGCCCGTTCAGCGGAATGTGCACCACCTGCATCGATGGGTGCATCGGGATGTGCGAGATCGGCAAGTCGGCCTACCGCGGCCCGGAGATGATCTACCCGCAGCCGTTCGGGATCATCACCACCGCCTCGCAGAAGGATTACCCGGTCGACCTGTCGCATTTCACCATCCTCGGGCGCTGCGCTGGGGCGTGGGGTGTCGAACCCGACAGCAACAAGGCGCTGTTCCCCAACGTCAACCTGGAAGTGACCATTGGGGCCAACAAGAAGACCGGCATTCGCTGCCGCATGCCGTTGACGGGCGCCGCCATGGGGTCCACCAACGTCGCCAAGAACAACTGGCCGGAATACGCGGCCGGACTGGCGATCAGCGGCGTGCCCATGGCCATCGGCGAAAACGTCACCGGCATGGACATGAACTCGCAGTTCGCCAACGGCAAGGTCATCTCCGCGCCCGAACTCAAGTGGCGCCTGGACTGCTACCGCGACTGGCAGCTTGACGGCTACGGCGAGGTCATCCTGCAGGCCAACGTCGAGGACACCATGCTGGGCGTGCAGGAATACGCCATCAAGAACCTGGGCGTCGAATCGGTCGAGCTGAAGTGGGGCCAGGGCGCCAAGGACATCGGCGGCGAGGTCAAGATCCGCGACCTCAACAAGGCGCAGGAGTTGCAGAAGCGCGGCTACGTCGTGCTGCCGGATCCCAACGATCCCGGGGTCATAGAGGCCTTCAAGCGCGGCGCCTTCCACGAGTTCGAGCGCCACTCCCGTGTCGGCATGGTTTCGCTCGACGGCTTCATGAAGCGCGTCGAGGAGCTGCGCAAGGCCGGCGCCAAGCGCGTCACCCTGAAGACCGGCGCCTATCGTCCCGAGGACACCGCGCGCGCCGTCAAGTACGCCTCGGTCTGCGAACTTGACCTGCTCACCGTGGACGGCGCCGGCGGCGGCACCGGCATGAGCCCCTGGCGCATGATGAATGAGTGGGGCATCCCGTCGGTCGAGTTGCACTCGCTGGTTTACGAGTACTACTGCAAGCTCGCCAGCAAGAAGATGTTCCTGCCCGACCTGGCTTTCGCCGGCGGCTTCGCCTTCGAAGACCAGATGTTCAAGGGTCTGGCGCTCGGCGCGCCCTTCGTCAAGCTGATCGCTTACGCCCGCGCACCGCTGGCGGCGGCGATGGTGGCCAAAAACATCGGCAAGGCGATCGAGGCGCAGAACCTGCCCATCTACATCCAGCGCTTCGGCCTGGGCGTGGACGAGATCTTCGTCACCGCGCACGAGTTGCGCCACATCCTCGGCGACCGCTTTAAGAAGCTGCCCACGGGGGCGATCGGCGTCTACACCTACAACCAGCGGCTGGCGCAGGGCCTGCGGCAGTTCATGGCGGGCGCGCGCAAGTTCGCCCTTAAGTACATCACCCGCGACGACATCGCCAGCCTCACGCCCGAAGGCGCTGGTGTCACCGGGCTGCCCTACATCATGGACGTGGACAAGAAGGCGGCCGATGCCATCCTGTTCGCCAACGGAACATCGAAGGCGGCGAAGGTAACGGTGGCGGCGGGCAAGAATGGCAAAGGGCGGAAATAG